The Hippoglossus hippoglossus isolate fHipHip1 chromosome 19, fHipHip1.pri, whole genome shotgun sequence genome has a segment encoding these proteins:
- the tvp23b gene encoding Golgi apparatus membrane protein TVP23 homolog B: MITEDANDEDVSLFDAEEDAGKRSKKSTIKHPVASFFHLFFRVTSVIVYLLCEHLSSSFIACMVAIILMLSCDFWTIKNITGRLMVGLRWWNQVDDDGRSHWVFESRKATGKQHVSDSDSRIFWLGLIVCPVLWVIFFFFTIFSFSIKWLPVVIMGVVLQGANLYGYVRCKVGGKTNLKNMATNYFGRQFLKQALSKEEES, translated from the exons ATGATAACAGAA GACGCCAACGATGAGGACGTCTCTCTGTTCGACGCAGAGGAGGACGCAGGGAAAAGGTCAAAGAAGTCGACTATTAA GCATCCGGTGGCGTCCTTCTTCCACCTTTTCTTCAGGGTGACCTCGGTCATCGTCTACCTGCTCTGTGAGCATCTCAGTAGTAGTTTCATCGCCTGCATGGTGGCAATCATCCTGATGCTGTCATGTGACTTCTGGACAATAAAG AACATCACTGGGAGGTTGATGGTTGGTCTCAGGTGGTGGAACCAGGTGGACGACGATGGACGGAGCCACTGGGTGTTTGAGTCGAGGAAG GCTACCGGGAAACAACACGTGTCAGATTCTGATTCTCGGATCTTCTGGCTCGGGCTGATTGTTTGTCCCGTCCTCTGggtcatcttcttcttcttcaccatcTTTTCTTTCAGTATTAAATGGCTG ccTGTCGTGATCATGGGTGTCGTGTTACAAGGGGCCAACCTGTACGGATACGTGCGATGTAAAGTCGGAGGAAAGACCAACTTAAAGAACATGGCGACCAATTACTTCGGGCGACAGTTCCTCAAACAG gcACTGTCTAAAGAAGAGGAATCGTAG
- the trim16 gene encoding tripartite motif-containing protein 16 produces MADTAAPTSTQQPAAACGPPACSSCLGDKSKGCPQCLKSPDKPQPAEGLKQNGTEAETQVSKEETPDTKTAEEIKIQDDLKESEVPTKLEEEKKEAQSDEEKKNEAKEEVKEEEAKEEPLGPDDVVCDSCIESPCRALKSCLTCLVSYCEAHLRPHLENPKFQNHRLVEPLRDIERRTCESHKWPLEIFCCADSCCICQDCVTEDHTGHNTVPVVEARKRIEGELKEKQTEMVKTVTAAENAINKLQLNTVSIEQSVTEVRAVIESQFEELQAVMERAKREVTEILEGEEKQALKQAEGIRVHLEQRCTDLKKTQAQVEKISKNKNDVDFLQEYSEWKKEAPDISLPGVYIGLMDRLNSFSRVIVDSTRELCAKLVSSYIEKVKETCNNDHLGIKTTVHAIISSKENKSIPDPKKHADFLKYAAHVSFEAVTAHKFLRLTEENRKVTNTTPWQHPYPDAPERFENWRQVLATESFYMGRHYFEVDISGEGTHVGLTYKSIDRKGSESNSCITGNNFSWCLQWNAKTFSAWHSGVETPLNVEKFTRIGVYVDYTRGLLAFYGVEDTMTLIHEYKAEFLEPLYPAFWLSKKENIVALVAPGEPLRLKSPSPPTSPLNTSTVS; encoded by the exons ATGGCAGATACAGCAGCTCCCACCTCCACACAGCAGCCGGCGGCGGCCTGCGGCCCCCCCGCTTGCAGCTCCTGCCTCGGGGACAAAAGTAAAGGATGTCCACAGTGTCTGAAGAGTCCAGACAAGCCTCAGCCGGCTGAGGGTCTCAAGCAGAACGGAACAGAGGCTGAGACTCAGGTGAGCAAAGAGGAAACTCCAGACACCAAGACAGCAGAGGAGATCAAGATCCAAGACGACCTGAAGGAGTCCGAGGTCCCCAcgaagctggaggaggagaagaaagaagctCAGTCcgatgaggagaagaagaatgaagctaaagaggaggtgaaggaagaggaggccaaGGAGGAACCTCTGGGCCCCGACGACGTGGTGTGCGACTCCTGCATCGAGAGCCCCTGCAGGGCCCTGAAGTCCTGCCTCACCTGCCTAGTGTCGTACTGTGAGGCTCACCTCCGGCCTCACCTGGAGAACCCCAAGTTCCAGAACCACCGGCTGGTGGAGCCGCTCAGGGACATCGAGAGGAGGACCTGCGAGAGCCACAAGTGGCCCCTGGAGATCTTCTGCTGCGCTGACTCCTGCTGCATCTGCCAGGACTGTGTGACCGAAGACCACACGGGCCACAACACCGTCCCCGTGGTGGAGGCTCGCAAGCGGATAGAG GGGGAACTGAAGGAGAAGCAGACGGAGATGGTGAAGACGGTGACGGCTGCAGAGAACGCCATCAACAAGCTGCAGCTAAACACAGTCTCCATAGAG CAATCGGTGACGGAGGTGCGAGCCGTGATCGAGAGCCAGTTCGAGGAGCTGCAGGCGGTGATGGAGAGGGCCAAGAGGGAGGTGACGGAGATCCTGGAGGGCGAGGAGAAGCAGGCGCTGAAGCAGGCCGAGGGCATCCGGGTTCACCTGGAGCAGAGGTGCACGGACCTGAAGAAGACTCAGGCGCAGGTGGAGAAGATTTCCAAGAACAAGAACGATGTGGATTTCTTACAG GAGTATTCCGAGTGGAAGAAAGAAGCCCCTGACATCTCTTTGCCTGGGGTCTACATCGGCCTGATGGACCGTCTGAACTCCTTCAGCCGTGTGATCGTGGACTCCACACGGGAGCTCTGTGCCAAGCTCGTGTCCTCGTACATAGAAAAAGTTAAAGAGACCTGCAATAACG ACCATCTGGGAATAAAAACAACGGTTCATGCGATTATCTCATCGAAGGAGAACAAGTCGATTCCAGATCCAAAGAAACACGCCGACTTCCTCAAGT ACGCCGCCCATGTGAGTTTCGAAGCTGTCACCGCTCATAAGTTCCTGCGTCTGAcggaggagaacaggaaggtGACTAACACCACGCCCTGGCAGCATCCGTACCCCGACGCACCTGAGCGCTTCGAGAACTGGCGGCAGGTTCTGGCCACGGAGAGCTTCTATATGGGGCGCCACTACTTTGAGGTGGACATCAGCGGCGAGGGGACGCACGTGGGCCTGACCTACAAGAGCATCGACCGCAAGGGCAGCGAGAGCAACAGCTGCATCACGGGCAACAACttctcctggtgtctgcagTGGAACGCTAAAACCTTCTCCGCCTGGCACAGCGGCGTGGAAACCCCCCTCAACGTGGAGAAGTTCACTCGCATCGGCGTCTACGTTGACTACACGCGAGGCCTCCTGGCTTTCTACGGCGTGGAGGACACCATGACGCTCATCCACGAGTACAAGGCAGAGTTCCTGGAGCCTCTCTACCCGGCGTTCTGGTTGTCGAAGAAGGAGAACATCGTGGCCCTGGTGGCGCCTGGCGAACCGTTACGGCTCAAGAGCCCCTCTCCACCAACATCACCTCTAAACACATCCACAGTTTCATAA
- the fads6 gene encoding fatty acid desaturase 6 yields MQNVPEEWREGGDERMMRELVVKRRGGPESSGGMKGEEGRKSAGGEETLMMELTRMVQQMVKESSWWERRGVDCCVLAAAFLCLPPAFLLLSSSQILWFVAGGLLMGVAHAVLTIKGTHLASHGALSESQAWAKFWAVFFIEICGSFSAQAGVHGHIKMHHAHTNVIGLGDSSVWKVPFLSRSLYLFVAPLSFPIITPLVALAHIKGHSLVLIGRTMLMISLGLYSQYWLLIHVSGFQSAHGALLCMLVCRAMFSVPYIHVNIFQHIGLSMFSPTHRPKRIYQMTHGVLNLPRNPVLDWIFGHSLINCHVEHHLFPFLSDNMCLKVKPIVSKYLSEKQLPYQQDTYFSRLSIFFHRYQELMVFAPRITELVGVQ; encoded by the exons ATGCAGAATGTACCGGAGGAGTGGAGGGAAGGTGGGGATGAGAGGATGATGAGGGAGCTGgtggtgaagaggagagggggtcCGGAGAGCAGCGGGGGGatgaagggagaggaggggaggaagagcgCAGGTGGAGAAGAGACTCTGATGATGGAGCTGACGAGGATGGTGCAGCAGATGGTGAAGGAGAGCAGCtggtgggagaggaggggggtggacTGCTGCGTCCTGGCAGCGGCGTTCCTCTGTCTGCCGCCCG ccttcctgctgctgtcctcCTCTCAGATCCTGTGGTTCGTGGCGGGCGGGCTGCTGATGGGTGTCGCTCACGCTGTCCTCACCATCAAAGGGACGCATCTGGCGAGCCACGGGGCGCTGAGCGAGTCGCAGGCCTGGGCGAAGTTCTGGGCCGTCTTCTTCATCGAG ATCTGTGGCTCGTTCTCGGCTCAGGCCGGCGTGCATGGACACATTAAGATGCATCACGCTCACACTAACGTCATCGGACTCGGGGACTCCAGCGTCTGGAAGGTTCCCTTCCTGTCCCGCTCCCTCTACCTGTTCGTGGCGCCGCTGTCCTTCCCCATCATCACGCCACTCGTTGCACTCG CTCACATCAAAGGTCACTCGTTGGTGCTGATTGGCAGAACCATGCTGATGATCTCACTGGGCCTGTATTCCCAGTACTGGCTGCTGATCCACGTCTCCGGGTTCCAGTCGGCTCACGGCGCCCTGCTGTGCATGCTCGTCTGCAGAGCCATGTTCTCTGTGCCCTACATACACGTCAACATCTTCCAG CACATCGGCCTCTCCATGTTCTCTCCGACCCATCGACCCAAGAGGATCTACCAGATGACCCACGGCGTCTTGAACCTGCCTCGTAACCCTGTGCTGGACTGGATCTTTGGACACTCTCTTATCAACTGCCACGTGGAGCACCACCTCTTCCCCTTTCTGTCCGATAACATGTGTCTGAAG GTGAAACCCATCGTGTCCAAGTATCTGAGCGAGAAGCAGCTTCCGTACCAGCAGGACACTTACTTCTCCCGCCTCAGCATCTTCTTCCACAGGTACCAGGAGCTGATGGTGTTTGCTCCTCGCATCACGGAGCTGGTGGGGGTGCAGTGA
- the LOC117753131 gene encoding Usher syndrome type-1G protein homolog — MNDRYHRAASDGYLDVLKEATRKELNAPDEDGMTPTLWAAYHGHLEALRLIVGRGGDPDRCDIWGNTPLHLAAANGHHNCLSFLVVFGANVWCLDNDYHTPLDMSATKGHMDCVRYLDSIAAKQTTLNSKLVGKLKDRAFRAAERRIKDCAKLQRKHREHMERKFMKESAALDNLDAISFSSYTSSSTLSRKFNTVTSNMPYSQATLHSTAKGKAKIQKRLEKKKQVDGTFKIYEDGRKSVRSLSGLQLGNDVMFLKQGTYTNPKQRPRLNIRHMFPGDDDDDADTVSRAMSDPGLHEAAYSEISADSGRDSLFNRPGLGTMVFRRNYLSRGVFGIGAQDEGSVVGSEPVGRAPNVRLHGHLPRRSPSFDGDSIGSALSLQERNQQELPWEEDDVGLDEDLEPENSPLETFLASQNLGEFMPIFRREKIDLQALLLCSDQDFSSIHIPLGPRKKLLDACRRRLDTLDEPEAIEDTEL, encoded by the exons ATGAACGACAGGTACCACCGGGCGGCCAGCGACGGCTACCTGGACGTCCTGAAGGAGGCCACACGGAAGGAGCTCAACGCGCCGGACGAAGACGGGATGACACCGACTCTGTGGGCCGCGTACCACGGGCACCTGGAGGCGCTGCGGCTCATCGTGGGGAGAGG aggTGACCCCGACAGGTGTGACATCTGGGGGAACACGCCGCTCCACCTGGCAGCTGCCAACGGCCACCACAACTGCCTGTCCTTCCTGGTGGTGTTCGGTGCCAACGTGTGGTGTCTGGACAACGACTACCACACACCGCTGGACATGTCCGCCACCAAGGGCCACATGGACTGCGTTCGCTACCTGGACTCCATCGCCGCCAAGCAGACCACCCTCAACTCAAAGCTGGTCGGCAAACTGAAGGACCGGGCGTTCCGAGCTGCGGAGCGCCGCATCAAAGACTGTGcgaagctgcagaggaagcacCGGGAACACATGGAGAGGAAGTTCATGAAGGAGTCGGCGGCTTTAGACAACCTGGACGCTATTAGCTTCTCTAGctacaccagcagcagcacactgaGCCGCAAGTTCAACACGGTCACTTCCAACATGCCATACTCACAG GCCACTCTGCACTCCACCGCCAAGGGCAAGGCCAAGATCCAGAAGaggctggagaagaagaagcaggttGACGGAACGTTCAAGATCTACGAGGACGGGAGGAAGAGTGTGCGCTCGCTGTCCGGCCTGCAGCTCGGCAACGACGTCATGTTCCTGAAACAGGGCACCTACACTAACCCCAAGCAGAGGCCACGCCTCAACATCCGCCACATGTTCCCCGGGGACGACGATGACGACGCCGACACCGTCTCCCGCGCCATGAGCGACCCGGGCCTCCACGAGGCCGCGTACTCGGAGATCAGCGCAGACTCCGGTCGTGATTCGCTGTTCAACCGACCTGGACTTGGCACCATGGTGTTCAGGAGGAACTACCTGAGTCGGGGTGTGTTTGGGATCGGGGCACAAGACGAGGGGAGTGTCGTGGGCAGTGAGCCTGTGGGCAGGGCGCCGAATGTTCGTCTACATGGACATCTGCCTCGCCGCTCGCCCAGCTTCGACGGGGACAGTATCGGCAGCGCATTGAGCCTGCAAGAGAGAAACCAGCAGGAGCTGCCCTGGGAGGAGGACGATGTGGGACTGGACGAGGACCTGGAACCGGAGAACAGTCCTCTGGAGACGTTCCTGGCCTCACAGAACCTCGGTGAGTTCATGCCGATCTTCAGGAGGGAGAAGATCGACCTGcaggctctgctgctctgttcagACCAGGACTTCTCCAGCATCCACATCCCTCTGGGCCCCAGGAAAAAACTGCTGGACGCCTGCAGGAGACGATTGGACACATTAGACGAACCAGAGGCCATTGAAGACACTGAGCTTTGA
- the LOC117753129 gene encoding proton channel OTOP3-like has protein sequence MNPDPGATEMEYTCVTPGNPTDDEPETQELDPVLVWVPSGRRLISGLLGMNVVLLGAALVAGQAFNPEGLKNQEPQVFLLLLMGASLIWILWYLLWARRQPGISPHKDHHAGGTTVTLVLILFAAFSVLLFICRIGYLISVRVCQPPAKVLSAFMEAPFLVLQTYLLWAHSKDCVHKHKIITRSGLMVILSADLLLWLNAVTEDTIHEEIELEKSDGFKFGNTNSSEADDSDSAGNLTFCRCSASAACLTFRKGFEILYPFNMEFYLMAGCMIYVMWKNVGRRTSPGHHVSEKLTLNIVYQGGVIYGLVFGGLVLVAGVTVFILYQVWVSQQQLRLTAFLIFYGFHCAVMPVMSLCSLAGTLVHRLERRAQEAGLNPTRSLDVLLLVAAALGQLALSYFSLVAALALGTSGPLGDLDLSYSLLSLLELVLQNIFIIEGLHRHPNLLVKKKEKQRSSIFKPKKKVTTPIEDKKADLSLLEGNTSAPPAVQLHDGKKSWHKRAIQEICAFLVLSNIMLWVIPAFGAHPQFENGLGKQFFGFSTWFVLVNLGQPLSVFYRMHSVGALMELLITA, from the exons ATGAATCCTGATCCCGGAGCCACAGAGATGGAATACACTTGTGTGACGCCTGGAAATCCCACCGACGACGAACCAGAGACCCAGGAGCTGGATCCGGTGCTGGTTTGGGTTCCCAGTGGGAGGCGTCTGATCTCTGGTCTGCTGGGGATGAACGTGGTCCTGCTGGGGGCGGCCCTGGTGGCAGGACAGGCCTTTAACCCAGAGGGCCTGAAGAACCAGGAGCCCCAGGTTttcttgctgctgctgatggggGCCAGTTTGATCTGGATCCTGTGGTACCTGCTGTGGGCCCGGAGACAACCTGGCATCAGCCCACATAAGGACCACCATGCTGGGGGAACCACAGTCACCT tggtCCTGATTCTGTTCGCTGCGTTCAGTGTGCTGCTGTTCATCTGCAGGATCGGGTACTTGATCAGCGTCAGGGTTTGTCAGCCGCCGGCTAAAGTGCTGTCTGCGTTCATGGAGGCTCCTTTTCTGGTGCTGCAG ACGTATTTACTGTGGGCTCACTCCAAGGACTGCGTCCACAAACACAAGATAATCACCAG GTCTGGACTGATGGTGATTCTGTCAgctgacctgctgctgtggctcaacGCCGTCACCGAGGATACGATCCACGAGGAGATCGAGTTAGAAAAGAGCGACGGGTTCAAGTTCGGCAACACAAACTCATCTGAGGCCGACGACTCGGATTCTGCAG GTAACTTGACGTTCTGTCGCTGCAGTGCGAGCGCCGCCTGCCTCACCTTCAGGAAAGGCTTCGAGATCCTGTATCCCTTCAACATGGAGTTCTACCTGATGGCAGGCTGCATGATCTACGTGATGTGGAAGAACGTGGGCCGCAGGACGAGTCCGGGGCACCACGTCTCCGAGAAGCTGACCCTCAACATCGTGTACCAGGGCGGGGTCATCTACGGCCTGGTGTTTGGCGGCCTGGTGCTCGTGGCGGGAGTGACGGTGTTCATCCTCTACCAGGTGTGGGTGAGCCAGCAGCAGCTTCGCCTCACCGCCTTCCTCATCTTCTACGGCTTCCATTGCGCCGTCATGCCCGTCATGTCCTTGTGCTCGCTGGCCGGGACGCTGGTCCACCGGCTGGAGAGGAGGGCCCAGGAGGCCGGACTCAACCCGACTCGGAGCCTGGACGTGTTGCTCCTGGTGGCAGCGGCTCTGGGCCAGCTAGCCCTCTCCTACTTCTCCCTGGTGGCGGCCCTGGCTCTGGGGACCAGCGGGCCCCTGGGGGACCTGGACCTGTCCTActccctcctcagcctcctggAGCTCGTCCtccagaacatcttcatcatcgaAGGCCTCCACCGGCACCCGAACCTGCTCGtcaagaagaaggagaagcagaggagcagcatATTTAAG CCAAAGAAAAAGGTGACGACACCGATAGAAGACAAGAAGGCGGATCTCTCACTGCTGGAGGGAAACACGTCAGCACCCCCTGCTGTTCAACTGCATGATGGGAAAAAGTCCTGGCACAAGAGAGCGATACAGGAAATCTGTGCTTTCCTCGTCCTCTCCAACATCATG CTGTGGGTCATCCCGGCCTTCGGAGCCCACCCTCAGTTTGAGAACGGCCTGGGGAAACAGTTCTTCGGCTTCAGCACCTGGTTCGTTCTGGTGAATCTGGGCCAGCCGCTCAGCGTCTTCTACAGGATGCACTCGGTGGGAGCGCTGATGGAGCTGCTCATCACTGCATGA
- the hid1b gene encoding protein HID1b: MGNTDSKLLFRKAVIQLTTKTQPVEATDDAFWDQFWADTSTTVQDVFALVPAAEIRAVREESPSNLATLCYKAVERLVQGADSGCPSEKERHIVLNCTRLLTRILPYIFEDADWRGFFWSTVPGAGRAGRLDDDGEDDDEARPLAESLLMAIANLLFCPDFTAQSHKKSADTVEDVRSIDSCEYIWEAGVGFAQSPPLNYVHDLNRTELLKLLLTCFSEAMYLSPSSESKTLNPWVTFFCSVENRHALPLFTSLLNVVCAYDPVGYGIPYNHLLFSDYREQLVEQAVQILTVTLEHEAGSATGTALLALDATAAPTAEEEQEPSGPDNLFVNYLSRIHREEDLGFILKGLARLLSNPLVQTYLPRSAKKIQFHQELLILFWKFCDFNKKFLFFVLKSSDVLDMLVPILFYLNDARADQSRVGLMHIGVFILLLLSGERNFGVRLNKPYTLPVPMDIPVFSGNHADLVIVVFHKIVTSGHQRLQPLFDCLLTIIVNISPYLKSLSMVAANKLLHLLEAFSTPWFLFSSTQNHHLVFFLLEVFNNIIQYQFDGNCNLVYAIIRKRNVFHHLANLPSDEESIQKALQKKKRSSRVSRANSVASESMEGSTPAVSAEPGTLKTSLEATPGIDKITEKSQVTENGTMVALPLSDSPQAAADNGATAGASDTESNSERDHEILTESESTRSRLSSETGVANPDWVLSWKAKLPLQTIMRLLQVLVPQVEKICIDKGLTDESEILKFLQHGTLVGLLPIPHPILIRKYQANAGTAMWFRTYTWGVIYLRNLDPPIWYDTDIRLFDIQRI; encoded by the exons GCCGTGGAGAGGTTGGTCCAGGGCGCGGACTCGGGCTGCCCCTCGGAGAAGGAGCGCCACATCGTCCTGAACTGCACCCGCCTGCTCACGCGCATCCTGCCGTACATCTTCGAGGACGCCGACTGGAGGGGCTTCTTCTGGTCCACTGTGCCCGGAGCTGGCAGAGCTGGG cgtTTGGACGATGATGGCGAAGATGACGATGAAGCTCGGCCACTGGCTGAGTCGCTGCTGATGGCCATCGCCAACCTTCTCTTCTGCCCAGATTTCACCGCCCAGAGCCACAAGAAGAGCGCG GACACGGTGGAGGACGTCCGCTCCATCGACAGCTGTGAGTACATCTGGGAGGCCGGAGTCGGCTTCGCTCAGTCTCCTCCTCTGAACTACGTCCACGACCTCAACAG GACGgagctgctgaagctgctcctcACGTGTTTCTCTGAGGCCATGTACCTTTCTCCGTCCTCTGAAAGTAAAACCCTCAACCCCTGGGTCACGTTTTTCTGCTCCGTGGAaaacag ACACGCCCTGCCTCTGTTCACCTCGCTGCTCAACGTGGTGTGCGCCTACGACCCCGTGGGTTACGGCATCCCGTACAACCACCTGCTCTTCTCTGACTACCGGGAGCAGCTGGTGGAACAGGCCGTCCAGATCCTTACCGTCACCCTGGAGCACGAAGCCGGGTCGGCCACCGGCACCGCCCTGCTGGCCCTGGATGCCACCGCAGCCCCCAcggctgaggaggagcaggag ccttCGGGACCTGATAACCTCTTTGTGAACTATCTGTCCAGGATCCACAGAGAAGAG GACCTGGGCTTCATCCTGAAGGGTCTGGCTCGACTGCTCAGTAATCCTCTGGTCCAGACCTACCTGCCTCGTTCCGCCAAGAAGATCCAGTTCCACCAGGAGCTGCTGATCCTCTTCTGGAAGTTCTGCGACTTCAACAAG AAATTCCTGTTCTTCGTGCTGAAGAGCAGTGATGTGTTGGACATGCTGGTTCCCATCCTGTTCTACCTGAACGATGCCAGAGCGGATCAGT ctcgTGTCGGCCTCATGCACATCGGCGTGttcatcctcctgctgctgagtGGAGAGAGAAACTTTGGTGTTCGCCTGAACAAGCCGTACACGCTTCCTGTTCCCATGGACAttcctgtgttttcagggaACCACGCCGACCTGGTCATTGTG GTCTTCCACAAAATCGTCACCAGCGGTCACCAGCGCCTGCAGCCTCTCTTCGACTGTCTGCTCACCATCATAGTGAACA TTTCTCCTTATCTGAAGAGTCTGTCCATGGTGGCGGCCAAcaagctgctccacctcctggAGGCCTTCTCCACACCCTggttcctcttctcctccacccagAACCACCACCTGGTCTTCTTCCTGCTGGAGGTCTTCAACAACATCATCCAGTATCAGTTTGATG GTAACTGTAACCTGGTGTACGCCATCATCCGCAAGCGAAACGTCTTCCACCACTTGGCCAACCTGCCGTCAGACGAGGAGTCCATTCAGAAGGccctgcagaagaagaagaggtcgTCCAGGGTCTCCAGGGCCAACTCGGTAGCGAGCGAGTCCATGGAGGGCTCCACACCGGCGGTATCTGCGGAGCCCGGCACGCTCAAAACCAGCCTAGAGGCCACTCCAG GAATCGATAAGATAACGGAGAAGTCTCAGGTGACAGAGAACGGCACCATGGTCGCTCTCCCACTTTCGGACTCTCCGCAGGCGGCTGCAGATAACGGTGCGACGGCCGGAGCCAGCGACACAGAGTCCAACTCGGAGAGAGACCACGAG ATCCTCACAGAGTCCGAATCCACGAGGAGTCGCTTGTCATCAGAGACCGGCGTCGCTAATCCAGACTGG GTGTTGTCGTGGAAGGCGAAGCTTCCTCTGCAGACCATCATGCGGCTGCTGCAGGTGCTGGTTCCTCAGGTGGAGAAGATTTGCATCGACAA GGGTTTGACCGACGAGTCAGAAATCCTGAAGTTCCTCCAGCACGGGACGCTCGTCGGCCTCCTGCCCATCCCTCATCCTATTCTCATCAGAAAGTACCAGGCCAACGCCGGCACGGCCATGTGGTTCCGCACGTACACGTGGGGAGTCATTTACTTACG CAACTTGGATCCTCCCATCTGGTACGACACGGACATCCGGCTGTTTGATATCCAGAGGATTTAG